A region from the Musa acuminata AAA Group cultivar baxijiao chromosome BXJ1-10, Cavendish_Baxijiao_AAA, whole genome shotgun sequence genome encodes:
- the LOC135596034 gene encoding gibberellin 2-beta-dioxygenase 1-like isoform X1, which translates to MVVLTKPSLGQVSLTRPQKPNHNHSGIPVINLSQPGSEALVVRACEELGFFKVTDHGIPMDLIAKLEEEAVKFFALPQTDKERVGPASPFGYGSKNIGCNGDTGWVEYLLMEITSKPMSHASLAVLTEPSASSFRRFADGGSSRSSALNEYISAVRKLACEVLESMAEGLKIEPRNIFSKMVMDEESDSVLRFNHYPPCPMPQASEGVVTGFGEHTDPQIISVLRSNDTAGLQISLRDGSWVSVLPDRAAFFINVGDSLQVLTNGRFRSVRHRVLANGLKSRVSMIYFGGPPSGERLAPLSLLMREGEESHYREFTWCEYKRCAYKTMLADNRLGQFEK; encoded by the exons ATGGTGGTCTTGACCAAACCGTCTCTCGGGCAGGTCTCTCTCACGAGGCCACAGAAACCAAACCACAACCACTCCGGTATTCCTGTTATCAACCTGTCCCAACCGGGCTCCGAGGCTCTCGTCGTGAGAGCCTGTGAGGAGCTCGGGTTTTTCAAGGTCACCGACCATGGCATCCCCATGGATCTCATTGCGAAGCTGGAAGAAGAGGCGGTGAAGTTCTTTGCTTTGCCGCAGACAGACAAGGAGCGTGTCGGTCCGGCGAGTCCTTTCGGCTACGGGAGTAAGAATATCGGGTGTAATGGTGATACAGGCTGGGTGGAGTACCTCCTGATGGAGATCACCTCCAAGCCCATGTCACATGCTTCGCTGGCCGTCCTCACGGAGCCCTCCGCCAGCTCTTTCCG CCGCTTTGCTGATGGCGGGTCGTCTCGCAGCTCTGCTTTGAACGAGTACATATCGGCGGTGAGGAAGCTGGCATGTGAGGTTTTGGAGTCGATGGCGGAAGGGCTGAAGATCGAGCCGAGGAATATATTCAGTAAGATGGTGATGGACGAGGAGAGTGATTCGGTGTTGAGGTTCAACCATTACCCTCCGTGCCCAATGCCTCAGGCGTCGGAGGGTGTCGTGACGGGGTTCGGAGAGCACACCGACCCGCAGATAATATCGGTGTTGAGGTCGAACGACACCGCGGGGCTGCAGATCTCCTTGCGAGACGGGAGCTGGGTCTCTGTCCTTCCTGACCGAGCTGCCTTCTTCATCAACGTCGGTGATTCCTTACAG GTTCTGACAAATGGGAGATTCAGGAGCGTGAGGCACAGGGTTTTAGCCAATGGTCTCAAGTCTCGAGTGTCGATGATCTACTTCGGGGGGCCACCTTCCGGAGAGAGATTGGCACCGCTGTCGCTGCTGATGCGCGAAGGCGAGGAGAGCCACTACAGGGAGTTCACATGGTGCGAGTACAAAAGGTGTGCCTACAAAACCATGCTGGCAGACAACCGGCTCGGGCAGTTCGAGAAGTAG
- the LOC103968879 gene encoding uncharacterized protein LOC103968879 codes for MSTQAMIDSQREGAEVYHGAGLCKEQSMKLLDEIHLPRGLLPLPALEEVGYNRATGFVWLKQKKPATHVFKAIGKTVSYAPQVTAFVEDRRMKRLCGVKSRELLIWVSLSDMCIDDPESKRITFKTQAGIGLSFPVSAFQTEEEEEKSKEDGK; via the coding sequence ATGTCGACGCAGGCGATGATCGATAGCCAACGCGAGGGCGCGGAGGTCTACCACGGCGCCGGACTCTGCAAGGAGCAGTCGATGAAGCTACTGGACGAGATCCACCTGCCCAGGGGCCTCCTCCCGCTGCCGGCCTTGGAGGAGGTCGGCTACAACCGGGCCACCGGGTTCGTGTGGCTGAAGCAGAAGAAGCCCGCCACCCACGTCTTCAAGGCGATCGGAAAAACAGTGTCGTACGCGCCGCAGGTCACGGCCTTCGTGGAGGACCGGCGGATGAAGCGATTGTGCGGGGTCAAGAGCCGGGAGCTCCTCATCTGGGTCTCCCTCTCGGACATGTGCATCGACGACCCCGAGTCGAAGCGGATCACCTTCAAGACCCAAGCCGGTATCGGTCTCTCCTTCCCCGTCTCCGCCTTCCagaccgaggaggaggaggagaaatccAAGGAGGATGGTAAGTAG
- the LOC135596034 gene encoding gibberellin 2-beta-dioxygenase 1-like isoform X2: protein MVVLTKPSLGQVSLTRPQKPNHNHSGIPVINLSQPGSEALVVRACEELGFFKVTDHGIPMDLIAKLEEEAVKFFALPQTDKERVGPASPFGYGSKNIGCNGDTGWVEYLLMEITSKPMSHASLAVLTEPSASSFRSALNEYISAVRKLACEVLESMAEGLKIEPRNIFSKMVMDEESDSVLRFNHYPPCPMPQASEGVVTGFGEHTDPQIISVLRSNDTAGLQISLRDGSWVSVLPDRAAFFINVGDSLQVLTNGRFRSVRHRVLANGLKSRVSMIYFGGPPSGERLAPLSLLMREGEESHYREFTWCEYKRCAYKTMLADNRLGQFEK from the exons ATGGTGGTCTTGACCAAACCGTCTCTCGGGCAGGTCTCTCTCACGAGGCCACAGAAACCAAACCACAACCACTCCGGTATTCCTGTTATCAACCTGTCCCAACCGGGCTCCGAGGCTCTCGTCGTGAGAGCCTGTGAGGAGCTCGGGTTTTTCAAGGTCACCGACCATGGCATCCCCATGGATCTCATTGCGAAGCTGGAAGAAGAGGCGGTGAAGTTCTTTGCTTTGCCGCAGACAGACAAGGAGCGTGTCGGTCCGGCGAGTCCTTTCGGCTACGGGAGTAAGAATATCGGGTGTAATGGTGATACAGGCTGGGTGGAGTACCTCCTGATGGAGATCACCTCCAAGCCCATGTCACATGCTTCGCTGGCCGTCCTCACGGAGCCCTCCGCCAGCTCTTTCCG CTCTGCTTTGAACGAGTACATATCGGCGGTGAGGAAGCTGGCATGTGAGGTTTTGGAGTCGATGGCGGAAGGGCTGAAGATCGAGCCGAGGAATATATTCAGTAAGATGGTGATGGACGAGGAGAGTGATTCGGTGTTGAGGTTCAACCATTACCCTCCGTGCCCAATGCCTCAGGCGTCGGAGGGTGTCGTGACGGGGTTCGGAGAGCACACCGACCCGCAGATAATATCGGTGTTGAGGTCGAACGACACCGCGGGGCTGCAGATCTCCTTGCGAGACGGGAGCTGGGTCTCTGTCCTTCCTGACCGAGCTGCCTTCTTCATCAACGTCGGTGATTCCTTACAG GTTCTGACAAATGGGAGATTCAGGAGCGTGAGGCACAGGGTTTTAGCCAATGGTCTCAAGTCTCGAGTGTCGATGATCTACTTCGGGGGGCCACCTTCCGGAGAGAGATTGGCACCGCTGTCGCTGCTGATGCGCGAAGGCGAGGAGAGCCACTACAGGGAGTTCACATGGTGCGAGTACAAAAGGTGTGCCTACAAAACCATGCTGGCAGACAACCGGCTCGGGCAGTTCGAGAAGTAG